One genomic region from Pyxicephalus adspersus chromosome 1, UCB_Pads_2.0, whole genome shotgun sequence encodes:
- the LOC140321775 gene encoding olfactory receptor 52P1-like → MMSHSNNLSSPYFILIGIPGLEESHVWISLPVFSMYLITMLANISVLFIIKTEESLHQPMYLFLSMFLLTDLVQSNAALPKMLLIFWFNFQEISFEGCLLQMFFIHSFSIISSSVLLAMAFDRYVAVCQPLRYSNILTNSIIAKIGILVVMRGALLIFPHPFLVRRLPFCKSHVIQHTYCEHIAVAKLACADIRINVVYGLVVALLVVGVDAICITVSYSMIVIAVFNLPSQEARNKVGSTCISHVCVILLAYIPALFSFFTQRFGGHTSSTQIILSSLYLIVPPMLNPIIYGIKTKEIQRTILKLLCSQKSRFQ, encoded by the coding sequence ATGATGTCTCATAGTAATAATCTGAGTTCCCCTTATTTTATTCTAATTGGAATTCCAGGGTTGGAAGAAAGTCATGTCTGGATTTCTTTGCCGGTCTTCTCCATGTACCTGATCACCATGTTGGCTAATATTAGTGTTCTGTTTATCATAAAAACAGAGGAAAGCCTCCACCAGCCCATGTACCTCTTCCTTTCCATGTTTTTGTTGACAGACCTTGTCCAGTCCAATGCTGCCCTTCCAAAGATGCTCCTAATTTTTTGGTTTAACTTCCAAGAGATCTCCTTTGAGGGTTGCCTGCTTCAGATGTTCTTCATCCATTCCTTCTCCATCATTAGTTCCTCTGTCCTCCTGGCTATGGCCTTCGATCGTTACGTTGCTGTATGCCAGCCTCTGagatattctaatattttaaCCAACTCAATTATTGCAAAAATTGGAATCTTGGTGGTCATGAGAGGAGCTCTTTTGATATTTCCACATCCCTTCTTGGTCAGGCGGTTGCCTTTTTGCAAGAGCCATGTGATTCAGCATACATATTGTGAACACATTGCTGTGGCTAAACTGGCCTGTGCAGACATCAGAATTAATGTTGTGTATGGGTTAGTAGTCGCTTTGCTCGTAGTTGGAGTAGATGCCATCTGTATCACAGTGTCGTATTCAATGATTGTAATTGCTGTGTTCAATCTCCCATCCCAAGAGGCCAGAAACAAAGTCGGGAGTACATGCATCAGCCATGTCTGTGTTATTCTGTTGGCTTACATCCcagcacttttttccttttttactcaAAGATTCGGGGGGCACACTTCTTCCACCCAAATTATCCTGTCTAGCCTCTACCTAATTGTTCCCCCAATGCTGAACCCAATAATATATGGCATAAAAACAAAAGAGATCCAGAGAACCATTCTGAAATTATTGTGTTCACAAAAGTCCAGATTTCAGTAA
- the LOC140321776 gene encoding olfactory receptor 52N2-like — protein MLLANLSIFYPSVFYLDGLPGFEWAHVWLSIPIFIMYVMALFGNSFMLILVVTEQRLHSPMYYFLCTLALTDVVLASSIVLKMLAIFWMNIKVITFLSCLVQMFFIHCFTSMESGVLLAMALDRYVAICNPLHYTTTLTNSLIVKIAISLIIRGIMIVTPCPLMASRLPFCQSHHISHSYCDHMAVVKLACADTTINSAYGLTVVLLCILFDISFIAMSYILILRSVLKISSQIAKRKAFSTCTSHISTILMFYTLGLFSFLTHRVGHIEPYIHVILSNLYLLIPPALNPIIYGVKTKEIRTAAYNLLSQSAK, from the coding sequence ATGTTGCTTGCAAATCTCTCGATCTTCTACCCCAGTGTGTTTTACCTGGACGGTCTCCCAGGATTTGAATGGGCTCATGTATGGTTATCAATCCCCATCTTCATCATGTATGTGATGGCACTTTTCGGTAACAGTTTTATGTTGATCCTAGTTGTAACTGAACAGCGTCTACATAGCCCAATGTACTATTTCCTCTGTACTTTGGCCCTCACTGATGTGGTCCTAGCCAGCTCCATTGTGCTGAAAATGCTGGCTATCTTCTGGATGAATATTAAAGTTATTACCTTCTTGTCCTGCCTCGTTCAGATGTTCTTCATCCATTGTTTCACCTCTATGGAATCTGGAGTTTTGCTGGCAATGGCTTTGGACAGATATGTTGCCATCTGCAACCCTCTCCATTACACAACCACACTGACAAATAGCTTAATAGTAAAGATAGCCATATCCCTCATTATAAGAGGAATAATGATTGTGACCCCATGTCCATTGATGGCCAGTAGACTGCCATTCTGCCAGTCACACCATATTTCTCACTCCTATTGTGACCATATGGCAGTGGTAAAGTTGGCTTGTGCGGACACTACTATCAATAGTGCCTATGGATTGACCGTTGTCTTGTTGTGTATTCTGTTTGATATCTCCTTCATTGCCATGTCATACATACTAATACTGAGGTCAGTGTTAAAGATTTCTTCTCAAATTGCCAAAAGAAAAGCCTTTAGTACATGTACATCCCATATCTCTACCATCCTCATGTTCTACACACTGGGACTTTTCTCCTTTCTCACTCACAGGGTAGGGCACATAGAACCTTATATTCATGTCATTCTATCAAACCTCTACCTGCTTATCCCTCCAGCATTGAACCCCATCATCTATGGTGTGAAGACCAAGGAGATCAGGACAGCAGCTTACAATCTCCTCTCACAGTCTGCAAAATAG